GTTGTAGTAAATCAAGGGTACCCGAGCACGCCAAACTTCTGAACCCGCAAGGTACTGGGAGGGTATGGATCTGAGGAGATCGTCGGTGTATGGCTGCCAAACAATCTGCACAGAAAGAATTAggtcaaaacataaaataaattaaaatgaaaagtattgtaaaaaaaaataaacttacatCACCGTAACGCAGCCTGTCAAGCAAGAGTCTAAAGTAAGACAAATCGTGTCTGGGGGCCCCTCGGACCCGACGCTCCCTAGGGCCCGCCCATCtgtcaattaaaaaatttaaatgtcaaattcatatataactatcaaattaaattaaacgttATAGTAAATACCTGTCGCCTAAAGGAAGATGCTGTGTGATGGGAAGCGCAGCGTAACGGGGACGTAACGGCGTCAAACGCTCAAAAGCCCAAAGCTGCAAAATCCAAAGGGCGCCACCGATGTTACGTCTGTGTTGTGAAGCCATAAAACAAATGCAAAGCTCGTGGTACAGGTGGGCAAGCACGGCTGATCCCCAACTGATGGATCACTGATCCTCCAAATCCTCCAAATGTGGTAAAATCCTCAACCCCAAATGTCCACTGTTCAAATCAGTGAAGCACAGCCCATCCAAAGCGGCCCAGAGATACGCCCGAACAGCCCACTCCACCTCCATATCTGAAACGTCGTCGTCTAACTCTCGAAAATGACGGAACTGCTCGAATAACCACCCAGTCCCTACCCACGAAGAACCAGAAGTCGTCCCGCTCAACTCTAACTCTCTCCCCAAAAGGGCTACGCCGACGCCCTGGTAGTCGTGCTGTGGACCTCCGATAACTGCAAATCCATCTACAGGCAGTCCTGTCAAGATGGCAACGTCCTGTAGTGTGACTGTGCACTCCCCCTCAAGTAACATAAAGGTATGGGTCTCCGGCCTCCACCTCTCCACTAAGGCAGTCACCAGAGACATATCTACCTGATACTGTCTCATCTCTATAAAACCAGACAACCCTGTCTGTACGACCCCCTCTCGGATACGAGGATGGATACTGTTGAAGGGCGTAAGTCCAAGACTCATACGCGATCCCAATGGTCTCAACTCCCCCTGTCAATAAGAAATGAGATGCAGTTAGATTGTGTTAACATAAAACGTTAAATgtaaatgtaaaatataaaaatttacttaCCGGGTTGTCCCAAACAACCGATGAAACGTGATCATCCTGCATGGTCAACAAATCGGTCTCTACAGGACCGGGATCGTAGTACTCCTGTCGGGCAGCCATAACTGCatttcaaattacaaaaatacgtAAACACATTTCATACTAAGTAAACACATTCCaaactaaacaaaataaacacattTCATAAAAGATAACCATTCATTCAAGTTAAATAGTACACAAATTACATAAATTACAACCAACATGAAATTGAAAAGTTAAACATTACAACTAACTCTAATTTCATGGGTTCCTAGCAGCATTAATACAAACTTGTGCCTGGTGGCCGAAACTAGAACATCTACTACACCAAAGAGAACTTGGATCTTCTCTATACTCCTGATCCATCTCGTTCCTGAAGCGACGATTAACCGGTCGCCCCCTCTGTCTTTCCCATTGAAGATTTGGAACGAAAGAAGGCATGTTAGGGATCCTCCAGCACTCGCGGTCACGCAATGGAATGAAAGGGGTGTCCCAACATTGGATTGCATTCTTCGTTTCATAGTGCCAGCTGACGTAGTCGTGAGGGTTTAATTTCTCCTTTGCACACAGGGCAATCGCATGAGAGCAAGGCAACTTCAGCTGCTGGAACTTACCGCACGTGCATTTTTTTTGACTAAGGTTGACAGTATGTGTGTTTCCTCCTCTTCCGGTCCTGTGGTTCGTCCCAGTGACCACTTGGGCTGTCATGGTGGTACGGTCATATGTCTGACTGGTATGATGACAGGACTTCGCAACCCGTTTCTTCAATATGTGGTCCAGGATTGGAGTGTATTGAACCCCCTTAGCAATCAACTGTGAATAGGTCGTCCTACGCCTTACGAACATGTCGACAAGCTTTTTAATTAAAGTCTCAAGCATTGATGAAATTGGAAGCCCCCTAATGTTCCTTAGGGTCGCATTGACCGACTCGGCATAATTTGTTGTCATCACGTTGTGGCACTGTCCTCGATGGTCGTGGGCCCTTGACCATTTTTCTTTCGGTCGATGCTCGTCGGTTAACCATGCATAACCTTCTGGGCTTTTTATCCTCATGACTTCCATAtatcttttgtattttttcttcTGATATGCCCGACCTACACATTATTTGACATCAATGTAAATGCacattaaaatattatcaaactaCAATCTTATGTTCGAAAAAATACCTGCTTTCTCCATCAATATTTTCAACGACTTGTCCCTAAAGTGAGTATTGAAATTACTGGCCAAGTGCCTTATGCAGAATTTGTGCGGAACATCAGCCCATTCAGGACGCCTCAGAACTGCTAAAATGCCAGCATGGCGATCAGAAATAATGGAAACCTTCCGTCCAAGGATGACCTGTTCCCGTAAATGCCCGAGAAAATATTCGTAACTTTCAGTACTTTCTGATTCCACAATTGCAAACGCTACTGGCATTATATGGCTGTTTCCATCTATCGCTGACGCTATCAACATCGTCATCTTGTATCTCCCATACAAATGGGTCCCATCGACAAACAGAACAGGTTTGCAGAATCGAAATCCAGCAACCATCGAAAAAAAAGTCCAAAACATTCTAACGAACGTTCTAATATTCGGCTGAAGCATCCCGTTAATGTAAACATCATCGCCTACGCCAAATAATATAGAAAGTTTTAGAGttagaatataaaatgtttaattCACCGTTAAACATGATTACATACCTTCCGCATGCCAGAATGAGCCCGGATTTACGTGAACCATATTATGCATTATGTCATTGATACATCCGAAGGATTCATGCCAGTCCCCGTAAACAGAAGCAATTGCCTTCTCCTTTGCATACCACATTCTTTTATATGGAGGTCTCACTCTATGTTCATCCCAAATGCCAGCAATAAGGGTATTAACGCGTATGTCACGCTGCTCCATCACTTCCCTCCGCACGTATTTCGCAATTTCTCGTGCCCCAAAATTTCTATGATTAGCATTTGGCACCAGCTCATTGCACGTATGCGGCCCGATATATTTTGTGCATGTCCACGTATGAGTTGCTTGAAGCAGAGTTGCACGCAGCCACCATTTGCAAATAAGATTATACCTACATGCAAACACAACAGTATAGTTGGTTGTCCGGCGACTTTTGTGCTCCCTCCCATTCTCAACAGAATAAGCAGTAGCGCATGCCTGAACAGAAGCACGATTTGGGAAGATCATCCCAACTTGGAACTCCATCCCAGGATTCCACATAAGGTTCTCATCAGATTCTGGTGCCACATCAAAATCATCCAAATTGACATGGTTAAAACCTTCTGGGAGTTGTGATTGGTACACTGTGTCTTCTCCAGAATCATGATCATTGCAATCCTCTTGCTCTTCTGCCTCTTCCTCGCAACCAAAAAAAtcctcttcatcatcttcatcttcatcactCCCTATCTCCGACCCACTCGATTCACTCAGAACCAACTGATCCACAGAGACATCGTGACAAACGACAGTACGATACTCAACGTAAAATTCTAAAGTATCAAGCCCTCGGTACCGCATCGTCTCTCtcaaaattccaaaaatatgCTCGTTGTTTTCTACTGAGTACAACGAGTAGGAGACAATACGACCACTTTCAATTTTTGGAAGCCGAAAGTAGATTTTTGTAATCTCCACTTCCGAGTCCGTAGCGACTGCCCTTATACAAATATTTCTCAATTCTTCAAAATTCATCCTATCAATAATTGGCATATCCGCCCGACGGCCGCCCTGGTATTCTGCTCCAGCCGGAGAGCTTACCATACGACCATCGCACCATATCACAAACGATAGGTTTAAGGTCGCCATTGctacaaattttatcaaaataaatatacatacaacttattttagcattttttcaaattcattaaatagagtttaattttttcagcaatattttttttgtcattttttcacaatttatactatttttttaaaaaacttaatatttaactaaattacaatttctCAATAAACTAGAATAACACCTACATTTTTGCTAACAATGactaattgaaaaatataacatattaataatttatactaacACCTCGTATTTTTAACAGGTACACATacttaataaatagttaaaaacctaacatttaagttatattaatctatttttttctaatttaatataaaaataaaaaatgaaaagtaaattTACCTCTTGTAGTCCTCCTTCAATAgtgctaaaataataaaattcttcaaaaataaaaataaaatccgcTCCAAAACCGCTCCAAATCCGCTCTAAAACTGCTTGAGAGATAATAATTGAGAGAGTTTCTTAAAGTGTGAGGAAAATGAGGGCGCTGAGCCCCCATTTTATAGAATGcaatccgcgatttaatatcgcggatTGCATTCAATTTTTGACCGTTGGAAGCTGTGCTTCCAACGGTCAACAGATTCCCTGCCAATGGCAGGGAATCTGTAAATGCCATCCGCGATATTGAATCGCGGATGGCATTTAAGTAAGGTTAATCGAGAGATTAACCTTACTTACTatcatccgcgatttaatatcgcggatAGCAACATCATCCGCaatattaaatcgcggatgaGGTGGACCCAGGCACAAATCTGGGATTAATTCCCATACAGGCACGAAATTGTAATTTTCAAAAGTCCGTAGGCACATATCCGTCAAAAACCCTGTTACGAGGACTACAATATCATAAGATGATTGGAACAATACtattctctttttcttcttgttagggtgtgtttttttaataaatttaacaaataatcaTAAAGTCgtataataaaatttgaatgtataacttttaaaatctaGATCTATAATTCTCTTGTAAAATaacaacaaatataaataaaaaattaatcgaaAACGGAAAATCAAACTGTAAATCtcgctaaaaatattatcttaaatcataatgatataaaattttgttaatGCGAGGTTCTTAGTTTTAAACACTTCTCgatccattaattttttttttttttaattatcatctaTAAGAGCGGATCAGGGGtcgaggagggtcggccgaccttCCTCCTCAGAgaaaatttaagaattaatAATGCTACAGtgcatatatacatatatatctatatctatacatatacatatatgtatatacatatacatatacatatatgtatatacatatacatatacatatatgtatacgatgatttaataaaaacttcAAACTAAGTCCAAACATTCTCTAAATAAGAATCATTGTATCATCACTTATTCATTCAATAAGTAGAATGAATAACATTAAGGTCATTTTTATATCATATTCCTATAAACTTCagtttagtattaaataaaggttttatagtcattacctaattagttatttaattaatcactattgtaattaaagtcctaattagaataggtagctaacttatctccaatttagttttaatatgtaaaaaataactaaattgtcttcaaattagtaggaatacctatcttttagtttgattgaactacaaaattaaaatactgtatttggtcaatatattaatatttaaatttctatcgtattattatttttaaagatattattaataaaattaaattaattattttaattatggttattataaaatcaaaagaagaataaattcagtatggaacaaatttaataaccgaatatattatatttacttttacaaaaattcttaactaatttaatattaattataaataaaatattaatataattataataaatttactaatatattcattgacgtgttacgttacgagccacgtgcatagcacgtaatgcgaaactagtatatatatatatatgaagttTATAGGAATATGATATAAAAATGACCTTAATGTTTACTCTATGACTCACCTAACCccctaatattttttgaatctCAAAAAATGACCTTATCATAGTGGAACAAATATATTCTTCACCGTTAGACGGAGGATACATTTGTTTCACTTTGCTAACTTTAGGGTTATATTTATTCCACTTTAGTAACGTTATAGTCATATTTGAGACTCGACAAATATTAGAGCAACGACTAATTGTACGACACATCGGCTAGAGGGTATATTTGTTCCATTTTGTTAACATTGGGGTCATTTTTGATACTCAAAAAATATTAAGGGGCCAGGTGAGCCACATAataaacattagggtcatttttgtaccttaACCCAAGTTTATAACACAAAAAGTGCCACGTGGATAACTCTATAAAGGGTTGCACACTCCGCGCAGTGGAAGAACCAAAGTTGGAAACCGTTTTATttggagttagctgctgttTTACTGCAATTGCAAATAAGAATggaattgaagaagatgaatcTTTCTTGCCCTAATTCTCCATTTGTACGCATCCTCTCTCCCTTGTACATCACTTACATTTTCTTTTGTGTCAATTTTCAGAGTTAAATCAGTCTTATAGAAACTATGTAGCTCTACGCATGCTAATTTATGCACTATAGCTATTTTCGTAATTTTAATTGGAGCTTTAACTCACAGCACTGCTTTTAGGACTCGGTTTCTGTTTGGTTGCTGAGAAAGTGGAGGAATGtgagaataaaaaatttaagttatgTGTGTGCTTTTCTTTAGACATTTTTGTACGTTTAAATGAATGTGGATGAATATCTTATTTAAGGAGAAAAAAACTAGAGAATTTTACTCTGTTCTAGCTTCTGCTATAATCTCCTCAGAAAGCTTGCATGATAATGTGGTTTAAATCGTTTAgagtatgaatttttttgttctactttttgttttttaattttgtttttgatatctATGTGGTTTTTATcaaactttttgtttttgtttttgttttttttggctTGCAGGTTTGGGATGGAAATAAATTCTCAGAGTGTTTTGATAACTTATATCCTTTTGTTGAATGTTGCgtgtttgttttcttttcttttctgtGAGGCGAAAATTGCTTTTGTTATGTTGTGTTTGTTCTTGACAATGCATACAGTTTTCGGATTTGGTGCAAACGCAGCTACTATTCTTATGATTTTAGTTCTTGCAATTACTCGAAGAAATGCTAGAAGGATATACAGGGTATACTCTTTGAGCCTTTTTTTATCTGCTAAATGATTCATGAAGGGACTCCGGATTGTATATGCCACTCTGATATGCACTaaccatttattttttagaatttcatGTCAGATGTCACCTTTCAATTTTTCATGTAGTATAATCTACCTAATTTAATGTCCTTTTAAGTAGCTTGGCAAGTTAAAAGTTAGTATTTTCTATGTTCTTGAACTTCACATAAAATTACAAGATGAGTTATGGCAAAATGTAAGTTAAGTACAAATGGATCCTTGATGCCTGTTCGAGGTTTATTACTATTCGTGCTTTCTTCGACCATCAAAAATTTAGATAATGTTTGCTACAGTGTACAGATTGGAGTCCTTGTTCATGTTCTAAAACTGCACATGCAGATTGGAGTTCGTAGcatgataatttattaatttctgCTACAGTATACATACATATGTTACTATGCACTAAATGTATGAACATTATGCATAAAGGGTTAGTGCTAATTTTTCCTTACCAAAGTTAGGATGTATGTTTTTTGTTAAAACAAACTTTAAATATACTAATGATTTTATACGAATTGTACAGATGAACTTACCTGAGAGGGTTACATTACAATTTCTACCTGCCGTTGGCGCATGTATATCATTTATGGACATTCTTTTGCTTTTAAATAAAGAGCTTCATGGAGAATTTGTTGTGTATCATGAATGGCTTTTCAGAAGTTCTCAATTGATAGTCTGGGTAAGCTTCTCTATGCTGTTCGCAGTGCTGTCATCGTTTGTTGTGCTCATTCAAGATTATTAATTAGAGTTTCCCCTTTAACAAATGTGCAGACAATCATCATATTTTCTTCAAACTGGGTCTTCTTCAAAGATGTATTTTGTCATCGGCTTCTCTGTTTCTGGTGGGTCATGAAATTAATACTGGAAATCATCCATCTCCACAGAGCATTTGCTTCAGTGAAGGTGCTGATTTCATCTTCTTTCTCTCTGCATTTGGTTCTGAGATGCATCAAAACTCGATGTACTTTGGGAGAAATTTGTTCAATCCTTAACAATATAACCAAATCATATAGGTACCTTTAAGATGAGGATAATGGACATAGTATTCCTTTTGAAGAACagaaatcatatttattttaaaatttactggATCATTTATGTTGTATAGACTTTTAATTGCAATATTTCATTGTTTCTTCCTGGGATGGTAATCTTTGTACCTTGTAAATTCCACATGCCCAGGTTTTTTCATGTTTGAAGGACAGTGTAATTATTTGTTTGGATATCACTTTTGGCATATCTATCAATATTATCAGCATGAAGGAGGCATCTTTAAAGAACAGGTATCGTATAATTACTTGATTGTTTGCTTACAATGCCtctatttctttt
This window of the Mercurialis annua linkage group LG5, ddMerAnnu1.2, whole genome shotgun sequence genome carries:
- the LOC126680797 gene encoding serine/threonine-protein phosphatase 7 long form homolog, with the protein product MAARQEYYDPGPVETDLLTMQDDHVSSVVWDNPGELRPLGSRMSLGLTPFNSIHPRIREGVVQTGLSGFIEMRQYQVDMSLVTALVERWRPETHTFMLLEGECTVTLQDVAILTGLPVDGFAVIGGPQHDYQGVGVALLGRELELSGTTSGSSWVGTGWLFEQFRHFRELDDDVSDMEVEWAVRAYLWAALDGLCFTDLNSGHLGLRILPHLEDLEDQ
- the LOC126681378 gene encoding uncharacterized protein LOC126681378, producing MATLNLSFVIWCDGRMVSSPAGAEYQGGRRADMPIIDRMNFEELRNICIRAVATDSEVEITKIYFRLPKIESGRIVSYSLYSVENNEHIFGILRETMRYRGLDTLEFYVEYRTVVCHDVSVDQLVLSESSGSEIGSDEDEDDEEDFFGCEEEAEEQEDCNDHDSGEDTVYQSQLPEGFNHVNLDDFDVAPESDENLMWNPGMEFQVGMIFPNRASVQACATAYSVENGREHKSRRTTNYTVVFACRYNLICKWWLRATLLQATHTWTCTKYIGPHTCNELVPNANHRNFGAREIAKYVRREVMEQRDIRVNTLIAGIWDEHRVRPPYKRMWYAKEKAIASVYGDWHESFGCINDIMHNMVHVNPGSFWHAEGDDVYINGMLQPNIRTFVRMFWTFFSMVAGFRFCKPVLFVDGTHLYGRYKMTMLIASAIDGNSHIMPVAFAIVESESTESYEYFLGHLREQVILGRKVSIISDRHAGILAVLRRPEWADVPHKFCIRHLASNFNTHFRDKSLKILMEKAGRAYQKKKYKRYMEVMRIKSPEGYAWLTDEHRPKEKWSRAHDHRGQCHNVMTTNYAESVNATLRNIRGLPISSMLETLIKKLVDMFVRRRTTYSQLIAKGVQYTPILDHILKKRVAKSCHHTSQTYDRTTMTAQVVTGTNHRTGRGGNTHTVNLSQKKCTCGKFQQLKLPCSHAIALCAKEKLNPHDYVSWHYETKNAIQCWDTPFIPLRDRECWRIPNMPSFVPNLQWERQRGRPVNRRFRNEMDQEYREDPSSLWCSRCSSFGHQAQVCINAARNP